The region TTCGACCCTTCGGCATTGCAATTGTTAACATGGTTGAACTTGAACTCATAGCTCGTTACCCTCCTTTCCCGGTTTCCCAATACAATAAGCTACATCTTGATAACGCTTTGTAAACAAATCAACATCTTCAATTCCTGCAATATCTTGAAGAACGACCCTTCCACCATTTTCACGTTTCGCCCGCGCAAATTCAATAGCTTCCTGTCTACGCTCTTGACTAAAAATAATGAGTGAGATTGCTGTTGAAGCTTGTGCATCGCCCAATGCCTCAACTAAGCGGTCAAGACGAATAGCAAAACCCGTTGCTGCTGTTGGACGATTGAATTTTTCAAGCAATTGATCATAACGACCACCACTACATAATGAAAAACCAAGATTTTGTGCATATCCTTCAAATAAAATACCAGTATAATAGCTCATATGGCTGACAATATTTAAATCTATTTTAATATTGTCTGTTACACGATAATTTTCTAGATGGCTCCACAACAAGTCAAGTTCATCAATTGCTTTCCTAGCCCCACTATTTTCCGTCATTTCACGAGCTTCAGCAATAATTTGCTGAGTGCCACGCATTTGTAATAGTTTAAATAACCGCTGTTTATCAATAGAAGAAAGCGGCAAGCTTTTGACATGCTCCCTGTAGCCGACGTAATTTTTTTCATATAAAAAACGGCGAAGAACATTAGCGCGCTCTTCATTTCCTAAAATTTCGACGAATAAGGCATTCACAAAGCCAACATGACCGATGGCTACGGAGAAATTTTCTAGGCCAGCACTTGTCAACACAGCAACCATTAAAGCAATAACTTCAGCATCGGCACTAATGGTTGGGTCCCCTATTAGCTCGACTCCGATTTGCTCAAACTCGGCTGGGCGTCCACCTTCCCGCTCTTGGGCTCGAAATACGTTCGCATCATAGGCTAATCGCAACGGATAGCCTTCCCCCTTCATTCTTGACGCTGCCACCCTTGCAATTGGTGCTGTCATATCAGGCCGCAAAACAAGTGTATGCCCTTGTTGATCAAGCAGCTTGAAAAGCTGTTGGTTAGGAATAGCGGAAACTGCACCGACTGTTTCAAAATATTCCAACGTTGGTGTTTGAATTGATTGATATCCCCATGCCTGTATTTCATCCGTCATTTTATTTCTCGCTTGTCTTTTTGTTTCATAAAGATCAGGTAATGTATCCCTCATCCCAAGCGGCTTTTCAAACATAAATAGCTTAGACATTTTCCGACTCACCCTTTTTTATTAATAGAGCGCACTATACTTTAGTTCGCTAATGTGCTAACAAGATAAAGTTAAGTAGTAGTTTACATCTAAAATAAGCAAGCGTCAATAAAAATATATTTTATAATCCAGCCAAATAAATCGGCTCGGAGTTACAATAAAGCCCCGAGCCGATTATCATTCTAGCTGTTTATTATTTTGTTTCTGTTCCCTTGCTTCCATTTCCTCTTTCGTATAAATAATCCTCATCGGATTTCCGCCAACAAACGAACCGGTAGGTACATCTTTATGAACGAGCGTACCAGCAGAGACAATAGCCCCATCTCCAATGACCACGCCTGGCAAAATCGTTGAATTCGCACCAATTAATACATTGCTGCCAATCACAACCTCTCCTATGCGATACTCTTTTATTAAATACTCATGCGCAAGAATCGTTGTATTATAGCCAATAACCGCGTTGTTTCCAACTTTAATTTTTTCAGGGAACATAACATCAAGCATGACCATTAGGGCAAATGACGTGCTTTTCCCAACCTCCATCTGTAAAAACGTACGGTATAGCCAGTTTTTCATTGGTAAAAATGGTGTATAGCGAGCAAGCTGAATAATAACAAAGTTTTTGACAACCTTCCAAAATGGAACTGTTTTGTACACATGCCATAACGAATTCGCCTCTGTTACCATGTACCGCGTTGTTCTTCTGCTCACTTATTCAGCCCTCCAAGAATATCAATTAAATCGGACATTTTATCTAGGATAAAATCTGGGTGGAAACTTTCGATATATTTACGGCCTTTCAGCGCCCAAGCAACACCAACTGTAAGTGTCCCCGCATTTTTTCCACCTTCAATATCATGATAATTATCACCGACCATAATGGCATTTTCCGGCTTTGATCCTACTTGCTCCAATGCCTTTAAAATTGGCTCTGGATCCGGCTTCGCATGTACAACATCATCTAATGTGACAACAACGTCGAAAAATTGAGCAAGCCTTGTTATTTTCAAGCCCATTTCAACTGTAAGGCGCTTTTTCGTTGTTACAACTGCAAGCTTATAACCACTCTCGTATAAGTATTTAATCGTATCGTAGACGCCTTCAAATTCGGTTACGAGCTCATCATGTTTGGCATGATTGAAATCCCGATAAAATTGGACCATCTCTTCAGCCCGCGTTGAATCAAGCTTCTGAAAACTTTCCAACAGTGGCGGGCCAATAAATTGAAGTATATCCTCTTCTTTATATTGCCGTGGAAAATAATGTTCTAGCGTATGCTTAAATGATGTTATTATCAAATCATTCGTATTAATTAATGTTCCATCTAAATCAAATAGTATCGTATCAACCTTCATACGTCGCTTCCTTTCTGCTTGACAAGTCCATTCGTTGCCATACAAAAGCAACTATTACCGTTAATAAAATAGCTACCGTCAACCTGATAACTAACAGCGGCC is a window of Bacillus sp. (in: firmicutes) DNA encoding:
- a CDS encoding ATP phosphoribosyltransferase regulatory subunit, which encodes MSKLFMFEKPLGMRDTLPDLYETKRQARNKMTDEIQAWGYQSIQTPTLEYFETVGAVSAIPNQQLFKLLDQQGHTLVLRPDMTAPIARVAASRMKGEGYPLRLAYDANVFRAQEREGGRPAEFEQIGVELIGDPTISADAEVIALMVAVLTSAGLENFSVAIGHVGFVNALFVEILGNEERANVLRRFLYEKNYVGYREHVKSLPLSSIDKQRLFKLLQMRGTQQIIAEAREMTENSGARKAIDELDLLWSHLENYRVTDNIKIDLNIVSHMSYYTGILFEGYAQNLGFSLCSGGRYDQLLEKFNRPTAATGFAIRLDRLVEALGDAQASTAISLIIFSQERRQEAIEFARAKRENGGRVVLQDIAGIEDVDLFTKRYQDVAYCIGKPGKEGNEL
- the ppaX gene encoding pyrophosphatase PpaX, which produces MKVDTILFDLDGTLINTNDLIITSFKHTLEHYFPRQYKEEDILQFIGPPLLESFQKLDSTRAEEMVQFYRDFNHAKHDELVTEFEGVYDTIKYLYESGYKLAVVTTKKRLTVEMGLKITRLAQFFDVVVTLDDVVHAKPDPEPILKALEQVGSKPENAIMVGDNYHDIEGGKNAGTLTVGVAWALKGRKYIESFHPDFILDKMSDLIDILGGLNK
- a CDS encoding acyltransferase, with the translated sequence MVTEANSLWHVYKTVPFWKVVKNFVIIQLARYTPFLPMKNWLYRTFLQMEVGKSTSFALMVMLDVMFPEKIKVGNNAVIGYNTTILAHEYLIKEYRIGEVVIGSNVLIGANSTILPGVVIGDGAIVSAGTLVHKDVPTGSFVGGNPMRIIYTKEEMEAREQKQNNKQLE